From the Cucumis sativus cultivar 9930 chromosome 5, Cucumber_9930_V3, whole genome shotgun sequence genome, the window TCCGCTTCTACTCCTTTTGCTAAGTgaataaatcaacaaaaacaaaatcaaaaataGAAACCTGATTTGAGTTGGCAACCCAAATTTAGTTTCcaaaccaacccaacccataaaatatgggttgggttgtcgGGTTGtatagggtttagggttaacAGAATTATGTCACAAGCTTAATAGAATTATGCTACTGTCTCAACAAATTCAAAGTAGAATTATGCTACTGTCTCAACAAATTCAAAGTAGAATTATGCTACTGTCTCAACAAATTCAAAGTAGAATTATGCTACTGTCAACCTTCAATACTTATGCTATTCCTTCAATACTTGTgctatttcaatatttatgctACTGTCtcaaaaaactcaaaagataaatatgtaCTGTCAACATACTACTGTCTCAACAAACTCAACATGCTACAAACTATTAAAATAGAGCTATTGCAAAGGTGTATCATTGTGAATTTATTATTCGAAAGATAATTGGTAAAACTATATGATCCTGCACATCACAAAATTACTGCAGAACAAgtttaataaacatttttctttctctcgtGGTTTGTTCAATATGCAAGAAAATCATAAGAAATTACCTTGGCTTAAACCGTGCGAAATCAAAGAAATTCGAGAGGCAGTTGATGGCGGTTGAAGATAGACGAAGTGAGAGTAAGAGAGATCGAAGGGATTGAGATATGAGATGTGTCTCGGGTctgaggaggaggagaagacAGATGGGTTTCGCCAGACGCCGGAGGTTGCGcgagggagagggagagggagaggcaGAGGCGGACGAGTGACGCGTAATCTAAAGTTCTAAACCTAAAAGAGtaagaaatgtttttttcattagataatatattattattattattattattattattatttatatatatattatattaattccgGTGGGTTGAACCGAATTTTTCAACCCGACTCAACCTAACCCgaaaaattcaagaaagtttaacccaacccaactcataATTTTATCTAATCTAACTCAATTCTTATGATATGGGTTGGGTAGTCCGGTTTATTCGAGTGCAACTCGTATTCTTACACCCCTTGTCGTGGTTGTGAACCGTTTATGGTGGGGggaaaggaaaattaaaatgacaaattagggttatatatatatatatatatatatatatatatatatataatcggATCGGGTTGGGTCAACCCGACCCTTAATTCTCCAATCCGGTAACCCAgctcattttaattttttgttcaattctCTAATCCAACCTAACCCAAAACCTAatttaacccaacccaaccatTACTATTTAGATTGAGTAATTCGGGTTGGACATGTTATCGAGTTTTTTTAACACCCCTACTTGTATTTGACTAAACAAGACGTGAACATAAcctaatatatgtatatatatttatattgtatatcctctttattttttccttaaaatcaaattttaaaacaattgcATTTTAGAGCTGAGACAAAATACTAATACTAATACTAAATCAAACTAATAACGTGAGGTGGTAGGAAAAATATGGACTAACCCAAAATGATTGGGTTGGCAAAATTTGAACCCTTTCGGTTCAATATTCAAAGgtcaatccaacccaacccaacccattttttttaattatattgttttacaaaattttattttgaaattagaattttccttcatttaatattttaatttatgctaaatatgtgttttcttttagGCTAAATTCCAAAAGTGAGGGTTGGGAGCCTATATCTCTTCACACTCATACCTCTCTGATTTAGCTTTTGTgctatcaaaatttatatgtttttgtgtACCATACATAGGTTTGGGTTGGGTACTCCAAGTTGATCGGGTTATCGAGTTTTTTGTACATCCCTAATGTTACTTTTACCAATTTGACGTAGTcgtaacaaaatttcattgagaacttttaaatgtaattggATTTTTGTCGcatatacataaaattatgaatttggtgaaatttataattattgttacCGTTATCTCATTTTCGAGGGTAAAGCacgataataataaatatatcaaaattgaataattttcaacTATGAGATATATACTAATATGATAGTTTAACTGTAACTATATCGATAACAATAACGAAAGAACTTATTTAAGAGGCATAATTGGATTGAGCAACTTCAACTTATCAATTGGATTGTGGTGTGTCAATacaaatttcacaaataaaaacaatatatgtGACAAGGATTACCATATATAACTCAACATTTTCATGTAAACCAAAATTCTTTTCACCCTATCAAGAGTAGGGTTTTATCTAGAGAATGGACGTCTTCTAATAATgcgcttttaaatttaatttttatgacTAAAACCGTATgagtaacaataataaatgaatgacaatttaaaaagttgattctactttgaattttgtaatcAAATAACGTaatctaatttgattttgtttgaattttgtaaaaagTTATTGGGTATGATTATCACCGCTGTTGCTACGGCCACCAAGACTTGACAATAACAGTAAcaataaaatgacaaattatgTTTAAACTCATAATTTTAAGTAAACGTGATTAAAAGTAATCTAAATATGTCGTGATTATGGCTCATTGCAATTGGatatcaatgaaattaaatgtGACCAACCTTAATACAATCTGTTCTTACGATTCATCGTAAGTGCCTAGTAGGATTGTAGGGACATGATTTCATGTTCCCATTAttaatgatgaagaagatgtaTGATATAATGAGTGGGCTTGCAAGGGGCCACTTTGATTTCAAcccaaagaagaagaaataaagaaagaaaagaccATACAATATTCAATAGAATCATTCAAGCTAAAGAGAGTTGCTAATGAGCTGTTGATGTGGACATGTAATTAAGTTTGAATGAATATGGTgatagttttttcattttttcttttacacacTTTGTTGAGCAAAACAATAGTTGAGTGACTTACGAACAACATAACATAGTagaacttttattaaattttatataaattataacataGATACATAGACTATTATAACTCATACCACACTCTCCAACAATCCCTAATGTTCAACAAATTATAACATTACCTTAGgagaagaaattttaatttattttggagttcatataataataagtGGGAGCTGCAGGAATCTAATATCACATGGAAATGCAATAGGAAACTCAAAGGGGAATTGAATGACAATGTACGTTTTGTGTTCATCCCACAAGCACTCACACGCCCCCACTTCCCTCTCCACCATTCTACTTTCATTCTTATTTCATCTCTCATTGCTTGCATGGTCTTTGATGTAACAAAACATTATTACAATTACCACGATctataataattcatttttgtttgtttgtttttggaaaaCTGTAGTAGATGATAAcgttttttaagtttttaatttgaaattaaaagatatcATAAAAGTATTTTCGTCATTCACATACCCCTAAGTTTAAAGGATCATAAATCTACATGTTGTTCAAATAAGTTTAAAGGATCATAAATCTACGTGTTGTTCAAATAAGAAAGATAGACTATCCAttgtatatttcttatttcacGAAAATgataatagctaaattaagcTAAATGAAAATGGAGCTAAGTGCCACTATACTATCATCTCAACTAGGGGGTGAGCATGCAAATCGAAACAAAAATTGACGGACCTAAGACAGTGTTTAGAGCGAGGAGGGGTTGGATTgtcaatttagaaaaaaatccaaatcgacattttaaaaaaagtattaaagaataaaatcaaccaaaaccGTTGTCCGACGATCACTTCCACTCTCCTCGATGGTCGAGTTTGGTTGAAAAACTCACTCTAACAAATTGTTGCACATCCCTATATTTTCACGTCCAACCATATGTACCAAGCAAAtgagaacaaaaaataagttgaCAGTACCCACTCCACAAAGTAGGCAAAACTACACACTCAATTGTACCAAACACTTCACTAATTGACTTAGGCATTGAATTGTGCGGTTAAACATGAAATGAAACGAGTGTAGTCTCTCTTACCTTTAAAGAAAATCTACCTCCAAAGAACAACTTTGAAGCAAATATGGAGATTAATCAAAACCATTTTGAATAATAGTTTCTTAATAAAAcccttcttttaaaaatcttaCTACTTGCATTTCTAGCATTTAATTTATGTAGATTGCAATAACAAAAGCCATATGTATTTAATGAATTGAAGTAATGATCAAAGAGTAATCGTAGGAATATAGCTTTGTGTTTCAATATCTTTTCTATAGGTTTTAGCCCACATTTGTCGTATTAATTTGTTGCCAAAGAAACTAACATTTTCTTACTTTTGCCAATTAATTGAACATacttcatttaattatatttcccaatattcctttattttatctttttatagatttatttgtcttttgtaaaaaaaaaaagaaaagacaaactGCATAAGCCATTTACCATTTTATCACTATAGAGCTTTGATCCTAAttcagaaagaaaaataggatCAAATTACTAATAGGTTtgagataattaaaatttcatccTAAAGTTTGGATTCAATTACCCTAAACCTAACATAGGAAACAAACccatattttgatttattattgttatatttctctcaaaaattatatttgaatgattCTGTAACATATGTACTTTAAATtgaatgacattttttaagatCTCAATGAATTTATCAACTTAAGGGTAAGTATTAGGTTAGTAAGCATGAGATGAATCAACTATATGTATAGACATATAGTTGATAAAGCATTTAATAGCCGTTTTAGTAGGTTTATGATAGAGTTCAAAATTCACCATAGAATGAGGTAAAGGGTTTTATTAAGCCATGATTCGCCTGCTCCACCATGCCGTCGGCGATCTCCCATGGCCgcaaatttcaaaatcctTCCGGTTGTGGGGTCCCTatacccttcttcttcttcttcatcatcatttgATCTTCACTTCTTCACCATTTGTCTCAATTCTCTCATCCCCATGGagtttctccttcttctcatcctcctcctcctctcccTCTTCTCTCATTCCTCCTCCGCTGCTCTCTCCCCCGACTACTACCGGAGCTCCTGCCCTGCGTTTTCTCAAATCATCCGCGACACCGTCACCAACAAACAAATCACCAACCCCACTACTGCCGCCGCCACCCTCCGTCTCTTCTTCCACGACTGTCTCCCTAACGGCTGCGACGCCTCCATCCTCATCTCCTCTACCCCCTTTAACGCCGCTGAACGCAACGCCGACATCAACCTATCTCTCCCCGGCGATGCCTTCGACATTGTCGTTCGTGCTAAAACAGCTCTCGAACTCTCCTGCCCCAACACCGTCTCCTGCGCCGACATCCTTGCGGCCGCCACTCGTGACCTCCTCACCATGGTCGGCGGCCCTTACTACACCGTCTTCCTTGGCCGCAAAGACGCCAAGGTTTCCAAAGCCTCCGGTATCGAAGGTACGCTCCCTAGACCCACCATGTCCGTTTCTGAGATCATCAGAATCTTCGCCTCCAGAGGATTTTCCGTTCAGGAAATGGTGGCATTAAGCGGGGCTCATTCAATTGGGTTCTCGCATTGCAAGGAATTCACCACTGAGATCTTCAATTACAGCAACAGCCACTACAATCCAAGATTTGCATTAGGGTTACAGAGAGCTTGCGCCGATTACAAGAAGAATCCAACTCTCTCTGTTTTCAACGATGTAATGACGCCGAACAAATTCGATAACATGTACTTCAAAAATCTGCAAAAGGGTCTAGGGCTCTTGAAGTCCGATGGTGGATTGTATAGCGATTCAAGAACGAGACCATGGGTGGAGAAATATGCTGCTGATGAGAGTGTGTTCTTCGCCGCGTTTTCTCAAGCGATGATGAAGCTTGGTGGCTATGGCGTCAAAGTGGGGAATGAAGGAGAAATCAGACGCAGGTGCGATGTATTTAACTGAttagaatttgttttttttattcgagtttcaattaaatataccctttttttcattgttcttATCAGATATGATTGATTTATTGTATTGAATCTATGGAATATGAATAGAAAAGGTAaaggggaagaagaaaataatctcattactctgtttttttcttgatctTATAATcattgaaatgaaagaaaataaaaacagaaattGGAGCTGAAGATTGTAACTGAATCACAATACACAAATTcacaatacaaaattttgaggttgCTTCTTTAGAAGGCTTTTTATTTGGCATCTTCATctggaaaagagaaaaaagggaaacagatgaagatgaaagagaagaaaacagagtaatcaaatgaaattcaaaagttgTTTGTTCTTCACTAATATTCACAACCcaaatgataaacaaaaaagaaaaaaaaaaatcccaagtTTACAAATTCAAATGGGTTCTGTTCAGAATTCTGATGAGTTTGCGGTGGATCTGTCCATTCCGGCACCAAGTCGACACCGACTTCGGCTACCGAAACAACCTGAGTCGAGCAATTCCTCCCAATTCACATCCTCAGCTTCTTCATCTCTGGCTTTCATATACTCCATCATCCTCTTCACCTTCTCTTTTGATCTTTCACTCCCATTTTTCTCCACTGCCATAAAAACATCCATTGCTCCGGCGGTTTTTGCCAGACCTTTGAACCTCAATCCGCCGAAACTCAGTCCAAACAGAACCGCCACACAACTCTCCCTAGTTGATTCAGAGTCCAACTCGTTTTCTCTCAACATCCCCACCAAACACTCCACCGCGCCGGAGTCTAACAACGCCGCCCGGCCCTCAAAACAAGCTGCTAAATTACACAAAGTCAGCAAAATACGGCCGGCCATGTGACGGGATTTCACCATCCCGAGAAGTATCGGCACCGACCCAAGTTTCACTAACTTCGAACGGTTGCTCTGAACGTGGGATAAGTGGTAAAGAGCAAGAGCTGAGTCGTGCCGAGTTTGCTCCGAGTTGGATAACAACAGCCTTATCAATGGTGGTAGAGCACCCAATACGCCTATCGCCGTCTTGTTGTTATCTTCGAGAGCTAAGCTGAAAATGGCGCCGGCAGCATGTTCTTGAACCTCCGGCGAACCCCCTTTCAGAACATCGATCAAATTAGGGAGAATCCCCGACCGCACGATCTTCACCTTGTTCAAATTCTCTAAAGATAGATTTACAAGCGCCGCAACGGAATTCACTTGAACGCCAGAGTACCTTGAGACGATGAGAGATCGCAAAGCAGAGAGAATCATAGGAGAACAGAGATGAACTCTACTGTCCTCTCGAGTTCTCGTGATTTTTCTCAACGTCGTCACAGCCTCTTCAATCTCAATAACCTGAGAACTTTTAAGCTTCACGACGATCTCTTCCTCTTCAGGCAAGTTAAGAGTACCAATGATCTCGTTATCAGaggaagaagacgaagaacaGCAACTCGGGCGAATCGCAAGAGGAAGAGGCAGAGTAGGAACAACGGCGCTTACAGATTCATCGGAACTCGAATGAAAATGAGAACTTCGACGAGCAACTTCAGTGGCGGCATGGTTGAATCGAACCACAGGAGTCTCAGCAACCCCTTGAATCAATTCCTCATCGCTTTTACTATGAGCCGCGACAAATTTACGAACAAGCTTTTCAGCGGAGGAGAAATCAAGGGGTTGAGGAGGTTCAGAAGAGGAATTTTTACACCAATTGAAAATGGTGGATTTAAGAGCCAGATTTGGAATCACAGATGAGAAATCCGGCTTAGAACCATCTAACAAAGTCGGTTTCACCCCTAAATCTTTACAAACCTGAACACAAGCAGCTTCAAAAGTATGACCAGAGGAAACAATCACAGGATCCGCCATTAAAGACCCAGTAATCGGACAGAGCAATTCTTTAGGTATTTCCTTAAAATGGggtggttttggttttgacggaaatggtgaagaagaagaccgaTTGAAGATCCGCCATTTCCGTCTAGGAGTACTACTTATCTCCGAAACAGCAACAGATGGAGAATCCTTCCCAAAAACCCAGTTGGGTTTAACATCTTCATGAAACATAAACTTCTTCAAACCTTCTTGAAACTCCATTAACAAATCTCAGATTCAGAAATCAAATCCCTCtgcaagaaagaagaaaaccctTAAAAGAGCTTTTTAACGAAAACGGAAAGAAGaagacgacgacgacgacgtTAATCAAACGGGTCCATGAATTGTTGATGAAGCTCCATAATTTAGTGAGAAGTCCGGTAAAGGGGAAAGAGCGGATGGGAATGCTGAAGAAGAGCGGTGAACGGTGGACTAATTCCCGTGGAGGTCTCAACAGAATGGAATCGAAGAGAGAGAATTTGGGGTTTGAGGAATATCAGTAGAATCGAGAGAAAGAGTAAAGTTAAGTAAATCCCAAAGTAagtgatgaagaaaaaatctGAGTGTTTTGggataaaatagaatatgctaattccttcttcttcatcatcattatttgGTTAATTAGCTTTGAATACTCTGCCATGGAAGCagatagaagaagaagaacaagaagctcgaatttattgttttgatttatgtTCACACATATGTTTTCTTGACTTTTGTGGAATAAAGCCAAATAATATTGATtgctacaatttttttcttaataaaaagggatattttattttagttaatatctAATATATGGTTAGAGATAATATTTAGGGactgatgaaaatgaattaaaatgattaaaaagaataGGTTAATCTTTAGTAATgtattattttccattatcTAACCCATTTAgattgatctttttttttgttaaagaacagttttttctttttatatttgattccAAGTTTATGTTTTGAGTGACCATTTTTAATTGGTTTAGATTTAgattatttaagtttaaattcaattaagttTATGATCTATTTAGTTATAAATTgctgtttttaaatttcttttattcgttttaattttgtatctaatatGTTGGCATCAGGATAAGataaatcttttttgttttaagataataataacataaaagGAACGTATGTGTTTAGTGTAATCAATTATGCATGCAATAACAAGTGACCCACATAtgcaatatattttataattctaggtatatatacataaaataagGTTTAATTATCTTGGAttgtagttttatttattttcaatcaaaatttaaggatcatattgtttcttttttttatacctTTCCAAAAGTTGCCAAAGAGTTTCCACATTTTTATacaattattgaaattaatatttatatatcttataaaatttgaataacattaaattgatatgtaaaattttcaaccaaatatacaaacattttatgTAAATCTAACACAAATATGTATTATGCAAACCAAATAGTCATCCAATCCAAgtatttgtaaaaaagtttCTACAATCAACGTGAAAATCTAAAGATGCTAgccaattataattttaaaaacacgtAAAGTTTTGGACatttgaagattttgaaaactaaaatctatctctattttttttagtctaGGAACCTACTCGATACAAAACTTGAAATCATAGAGTTTATAGAAATTTGAGAActgaatttgtaatttaaaacatttattgaaaatatatttttctacttATCTACTAcagaagaaattattttttaaaagattatgtAAATGTCATGTGCCCAAATTTTATTGGACTACAACATGACatacttcaaatttgtaatactAATTTAGTACTAACAGTATTGCCCTAATAATTTGATTGTATGTATAGCTACTCTAGGAGCTAGATTGatagataaaaaataatttatgatcCAAAGTTGCAATATAAGAAGTAGGCTTCCACCATTTCCATGGCATGACTATAAATACCTAGAAATAGTAAACtttaagaaacaataataatcatttttgtgcccctttggttttggttttggttttgtagatgaaatttggaaatcacaatgtgaaattaaaaagagaaaaaagaaaagaaaaaggaaatggtAAAGTGTATTATAATTAGTGTATTtggaaataaatgaatgaatgaagcAATAGAGAAAATAATGTAGGAGTTTGAGTGATGAGGTGGGAGTtcataatttttgtaaaatggAACTCTTTTGAATGGGAACAGTTGTAAAGGCTGAATTAATGTTGTCTGCTTTGCCCAACTTTAAATGCTCAAAAGCGGAAAAGCTTCTTAATATTCCCTTATTTTCCATCCTTTGTTTTCCCccctttttttagttttaataataCTACTATTTTCCTTCTATACACAAATCacaaactttttataaatatatcataatattaaattctatCCCATAAACTTGATAGAATCTTCAATACAtctaacatttattgaaagtaGTAGAAATACGTATCACAcctctaataaattttaaatttagtctcaatgctaatttatatataccaTATCTTCTTCCTGTGGTTATTctagtaaaaattaattttaagaaacgAAACAGAGAGCATAAGTAAGACGACCAAAGTGGACAAGTAAATGTTTAAGAAGtatattagaataaaaatgatatatatgtttttattaacattataattaaatttatttatgtagCAATTATGATAATGTTTATTAGTGTGTGGAGTAAGTGGGTGTAAAAACTTTATGATCTTTTTGGGATTGTGGACTGAAATAGGGTAAGGGAACTTTAGGAAAATTATTGGATCCTTAATTGTTAAGAGAGTGAAGGAAGTGAGGagtgatttgatttttaagtgtgtgtgtgtgtgtgagagagagagaggtctAGCCTCCACaatctttccctttcttttctaaaagttaTTTTGGATTCCATACCTTTTTCTCTCCTTCCATCCTCTTTCCTTTCGGTTTTGTTTTAACCAAGGGCAAATTAGtaatcatcattattataaaaagcTCCTTAATTTTTGGttgtaaattgttttttttatctaaggtaatagttttagaaaaagacaatttgatatctttattttatttttctcatatttgtAAGGGTTCAAGTAAGCTTTCGAACACCTCGACCAATTTCACAAAACAAATCCATACCTAGAACATACaagtgtttatttaaaaattttatagaacaataatttcacattaacatttaattttgttttatgtataatatgttagtctaattttaatataattcttCTAACCCATGATCAACAAACCTACAAAACTCTTCTTCAAATTGTAACAAGGTTTAgttaacacaaaattcaaatttaaatctaataaacaagttattttaaaaaaattaatatgtgaACTAGATATTAGacatataactaaaatttagggacacattaaatatagaaattgaaattttttagaaataggACAACATTaattggtaaaagaaaaaaaaagaccccTGGAAAACTCAAAAACACTCCATCTCCAATTGACTTTATATAAAAGGAATTTGAGGAAAAGATAATGTTTGTGAGAGTAATCTTcaaacaatattaaataagTGATAGAAAACTAGCTGACAGTGGGTTCGAACTGTAAAGAggatttaagaaaattagCCACAAAAACTCTCATCTTCCTAACCCTaattcaaatctcaaattatGCTTTTTAACTTTACAAAAAAGAGGTTCTTTTGTGCTTTACAAAGTGGCATCATTACTTTTTATTGGCTGTTTGCTTGGTTAACTACTCAAAGAGATGTGTATAGCGCTCCCCTTTCAGAtcccaaacaaaaaaagtctACCTTTGGATTATATTTAGCATATCATCCAACATATTATTCACtattttctctaatatttttctctttttatctttCGATTGACCTctaaatgaaccaaaatatttacaaaatttatcaaattgatAGTACACATCGATACACTTCTATTAGTATTTATCGATGtcactaataaataaaagtgtatcaatgtctattattgagtttctaaaattttgctacatttgtaaaatttttgtaaaatttttctaacaattttaccgattacaataatttctcttaaatttttcatgt encodes:
- the LOC105435603 gene encoding peroxidase 31, producing MAANFKILPVVGSLYPSSSSSSSFDLHFFTICLNSLIPMEFLLLLILLLLSLFSHSSSAALSPDYYRSSCPAFSQIIRDTVTNKQITNPTTAAATLRLFFHDCLPNGCDASILISSTPFNAAERNADINLSLPGDAFDIVVRAKTALELSCPNTVSCADILAAATRDLLTMVGGPYYTVFLGRKDAKVSKASGIEGTLPRPTMSVSEIIRIFASRGFSVQEMVALSGAHSIGFSHCKEFTTEIFNYSNSHYNPRFALGLQRACADYKKNPTLSVFNDVMTPNKFDNMYFKNLQKGLGLLKSDGGLYSDSRTRPWVEKYAADESVFFAAFSQAMMKLGGYGVKVGNEGEIRRRCDVFN
- the LOC105434412 gene encoding U-box domain-containing protein 40, encoding MEFQEGLKKFMFHEDVKPNWVFGKDSPSVAVSEISSTPRRKWRIFNRSSSSPFPSKPKPPHFKEIPKELLCPITGSLMADPVIVSSGHTFEAACVQVCKDLGVKPTLLDGSKPDFSSVIPNLALKSTIFNWCKNSSSEPPQPLDFSSAEKLVRKFVAAHSKSDEELIQGVAETPVVRFNHAATEVARRSSHFHSSSDESVSAVVPTLPLPLAIRPSCCSSSSSSDNEIIGTLNLPEEEEIVVKLKSSQVIEIEEAVTTLRKITRTREDSRVHLCSPMILSALRSLIVSRYSGVQVNSVAALVNLSLENLNKVKIVRSGILPNLIDVLKGGSPEVQEHAAGAIFSLALEDNNKTAIGVLGALPPLIRLLLSNSEQTRHDSALALYHLSHVQSNRSKLVKLGSVPILLGMVKSRHMAGRILLTLCNLAACFEGRAALLDSGAVECLVGMLRENELDSESTRESCVAVLFGLSFGGLRFKGLAKTAGAMDVFMAVEKNGSERSKEKVKRMMEYMKARDEEAEDVNWEELLDSGCFGSRSRCRLGAGMDRSTANSSEF